From one Phocaeicola salanitronis DSM 18170 genomic stretch:
- a CDS encoding EpsG family protein — protein sequence MEYIIIFFFLTFFAFLDINKHIQSKALYFIVIVALILFAGLRYKVGMDYNMYNENFTNLKGESINEQIFSIEALFIILSNLCKDFYILLLFYAIIGIGIKSYVISRMKYPYLCLLLYFGFCFLLYDMGIIRQGAALSICLYSIKYIIKRDLKTFLLLIFFSTIFLHRTSCFFVLAYFLFEKQINRKIFYCLLVVSSIIGFVVSADFLHRILATMPTYFNKFSSTIDTYQQDYVQLGLSQFRKSFLAIFFYECLRHSKQYHGANGLLLNMYILGVCASLIFMRFTTLSSRGTYYYCITEILLFPICIYYMKLKFFRNMTFIILVIYSYLYMCSIIYSDNTYSWFNQKYLPYNSILYK from the coding sequence ATGGAATATATAATTATATTTTTCTTTTTAACCTTCTTCGCTTTCTTGGATATAAACAAACATATTCAATCAAAAGCCTTATATTTTATTGTCATTGTTGCTTTAATTTTATTTGCAGGATTGCGATATAAAGTAGGCATGGATTATAATATGTATAATGAGAATTTTACAAACTTAAAAGGAGAATCTATTAATGAACAAATTTTCAGCATAGAAGCATTATTTATTATTCTCTCCAATTTATGTAAAGACTTTTATATTCTACTTTTGTTTTATGCAATTATAGGCATTGGCATTAAGAGTTATGTCATTAGTAGGATGAAATATCCTTATTTATGTTTGCTCTTATATTTTGGTTTTTGTTTTCTATTATATGATATGGGAATAATAAGGCAAGGAGCAGCCTTAAGTATATGTTTATATAGCATTAAATATATCATAAAAAGAGATTTAAAGACGTTTTTACTACTGATTTTTTTTAGCACCATTTTCTTACATCGCACTTCGTGTTTTTTTGTATTGGCTTATTTCTTATTTGAAAAACAAATCAACAGAAAAATATTTTATTGCTTATTAGTAGTTTCAAGTATAATCGGATTTGTAGTATCTGCTGATTTTTTACATCGCATATTAGCAACTATGCCTACATATTTTAATAAATTCAGTTCAACAATTGATACATATCAACAAGATTACGTGCAATTAGGATTATCCCAATTTAGAAAATCGTTCTTAGCTATCTTTTTTTATGAGTGTTTAAGGCATTCCAAACAATATCATGGAGCCAATGGGTTATTACTGAATATGTATATTTTAGGTGTTTGCGCATCGTTGATTTTTATGCGATTTACAACCTTAAGTTCAAGAGGTACATATTATTATTGTATAACCGAAATTCTTTTATTTCCTATATGTATATACTACATGAAATTAAAGTTTTTTCGAAATATGACTTTCATTATTTTAGTTATATATTCATATTTATATATGTGTAGCATTATTTATTCTGACAATACATATTCATGGTTTAATCAAAAATATTTACCTTATAATTCAATTTTATACAAATGA
- a CDS encoding flippase: MAKSLKVNYIFNMLNTVTGLLFPLITFPYASRIMLADGIGQVNFFQSIIQYITLLTCLGIPMYAIRKIASVRDDVAKRNKVAIEILLLHATLSLIGYVIVALLAAFVSDIQVNIPLFLILSLTIFFTAIGCEWFYQGIEDFKYITIRGLIVKIIAVILLFVFVRTKEDILWYAGYLVFGILGGNIFNFIRLRKYISWKDLPFKELHPLVHLKPALHIFVLNLVISLYVNLNSIMLGFMADNTSVGLFTAATKLSHVLLSLVSALGTVMLPRLSNLISTGQKEKFNELAQKSITVVMALTLPLTAGLIMMAKYLIPLFCGNSYEPAILTLQIISPIIIMIGISNVLGIQILYPQGQENKVILCTALGALVNLVLNIWLIPRYAQNGAAISTLLAETMVTVSMIFIGKKYIPIRWKSKSFVHYFVATCWMTLALHFASDLFGSDIANFIFAVIIGMLVYGMWLLIVQEQFLFNILKKVLK; this comes from the coding sequence ATGGCTAAATCTTTAAAAGTCAACTACATTTTCAATATGCTGAATACGGTGACAGGCTTGCTGTTTCCGTTGATTACTTTCCCGTATGCTTCCCGCATCATGTTGGCGGATGGTATCGGGCAAGTGAATTTCTTTCAGTCTATCATTCAGTATATTACCCTGCTGACTTGCTTAGGCATTCCCATGTATGCCATACGCAAGATAGCCAGCGTGCGTGATGATGTTGCGAAAAGGAACAAAGTCGCCATAGAAATATTGCTGCTTCATGCTACTCTTAGCCTGATAGGCTATGTTATCGTAGCTTTATTGGCTGCATTTGTGTCAGACATACAAGTCAATATTCCGTTATTCCTAATTCTGAGCTTGACCATATTCTTTACAGCCATCGGTTGCGAATGGTTTTATCAGGGCATAGAAGATTTCAAGTATATCACCATCCGTGGACTGATAGTCAAAATAATAGCGGTTATCCTGCTATTTGTATTTGTCCGGACAAAAGAAGATATTTTATGGTATGCAGGCTATTTGGTATTCGGAATACTGGGAGGCAATATTTTCAACTTCATTCGTTTACGAAAATATATTTCTTGGAAAGACTTGCCGTTTAAGGAATTGCATCCATTGGTACATCTGAAGCCTGCGCTACATATCTTTGTACTAAATCTGGTCATCAGCCTGTATGTCAACCTGAACTCCATTATGCTCGGCTTTATGGCGGACAACACAAGCGTAGGATTGTTTACGGCTGCAACCAAATTGTCTCACGTACTGCTGAGTCTAGTAAGTGCATTGGGAACCGTCATGCTTCCCCGCCTTTCCAATCTAATATCTACAGGACAGAAAGAAAAGTTCAATGAGCTTGCACAAAAGTCCATTACGGTAGTCATGGCTCTTACGCTTCCCCTGACTGCCGGATTGATTATGATGGCAAAATACCTGATTCCTCTGTTTTGCGGAAACTCCTACGAACCGGCAATCTTGACCTTGCAAATCATTTCACCGATTATCATCATGATAGGTATATCCAATGTGTTAGGTATCCAAATCTTATATCCGCAAGGACAAGAAAATAAGGTAATCCTTTGTACGGCATTAGGCGCATTGGTCAATCTTGTCTTGAACATTTGGCTGATTCCCCGATATGCCCAAAACGGAGCTGCCATATCTACCTTATTGGCAGAAACAATGGTTACGGTTTCCATGATATTTATCGGAAAGAAGTACATTCCTATCCGATGGAAAAGCAAGTCTTTTGTGCATTATTTTGTGGCAACTTGCTGGATGACGTTGGCATTGCATTTTGCATCTGATTTATTCGGATCGGATATTGCCAATTTTATATTCGCTGTAATAATTGGAATGTTGGTGTATGGAATGTGGCTTCTTATCGTCCAAGAACAATTCTTATTTAATATATTAAAGAAAGTTCTTAAATAA